Proteins from one Silurus meridionalis isolate SWU-2019-XX chromosome 3, ASM1480568v1, whole genome shotgun sequence genomic window:
- the LOC124383383 gene encoding protein phosphatase 1 regulatory subunit 15B-like: protein MCLSESKKLGLTAMASILRRLCSLCCCLKPQEEAEGMTKRYKIQSPSRKSVKKTFCMFGKMRKVTSLPELEAVISEHKMDNAFECPKILTKEMIYSDQLVAEILPSDLPECPRAVGSGDGCKTEYSEKEVVASSDSGYCDDDVDDGEEESEWDKENISYIEFSATLSENKGFESLYSNASDNPHHFFCSTEPKVMASELDYCMNDEDEDAVPCHQKKETKVSDEDEDESEWSEEDSDWSDEGDDEIPAESIKFWNSFLNKSDPYNPLYICLTGTKTKASEIQQIDTPSNPSAREDEHDAVPCTKKTASKVRFSKEVTVHILEEWPLESQEARAGSCWMEMAIDRQRFKRRVELTEKIISPYLEAQHRAKVFDRFIEPL, encoded by the exons ATGTGTTTATCAGAG AGTAAAAAACTTGGATTGACTGCAATGGCATCCATTTTAAGAAGACTGTGTTCCCTATGCTGCTGCTTGAAGCCACAAGAGGAAGCTGAAGGCATGACTAAGCGCTATAAAATCCAGTCACCCAGCAGAAAGAGTGTAAA AAAAACATTCTGCATGTTTGGAAAGATGCGAAAGGTGACCAGCCTGCCTGAGCTTGAGGCTGTGATCAGCGAACACAAAATGGACAACGCTTTCGAGTGTCCAAAAATACTAACAAAGGAAATGATTTATTCTGATCAGCTCGTGGCAGAAATTTTGCCCTCGGACTTGCCTGAATGTCCGAGGGCAGTGGGGAGTGGTGATGGTTGTAAAACAGAATATAGTGAGAAGGAGGTTGTAGCATCTTCGGACAGTGGCtactgtgatgatgatgtggacGATGGGGAAGAGGAATCTGAATGGGACAaggaaaatatttcatatatagaGTTTTCAGCGACGCTCTCAGAAAACAAAGGCTTTGAGTCCTTGTACAGCAATGCTTCTGACAATCCGCACCACTTCTTCTGCTCTACTGAACCCAAAGTAATGGCTTCAGAACTTGATTACTGCAtgaatgatgaggatgaggacgcTGTTCCTTGTcatcaaaagaaagaaacaaaggtttcagatgaggatgaagacGAATCTGAATGGAGTGAGGAagattctgattggtctgatGAAGGAGATGATGAAATACCTGCAGAAAGCATAAAGTTTTGGAATTCCTTTTTGAACAAAAGTGATCCCTACAATCcactctacatctgccttactGGAACTAAAACAAAAGCATCAGAGATCCAACAAATCGACACACCTTCAAACCCCAGTGCCAGAGAAGATGAACACGATGCTGTACCGTGCACAAAGAAAACAGCGAGCAAG GTGCGTTTCAGTAAGGAGGTGACTGTCCATATACTCGAGGAATGGCCCCTTGAAAGTCAGGAAGCACGAGCTGGGTCTTGTTGGATGGAGATGGCAATTGATAGACAGCGTTTTAAAAGGAGAGTGGAGCTAACTGAAAAGATCATCAGCCCGTATCTCGAAGCTCAGCACAGAGCCAAAGTTTTTGACCGATTTATTGAACCACTCTGA
- the tmtops2b gene encoding teleost multiple tissue opsin 2b: MNATESRSLEWTELSFRMSDKDLLGVLDGGSSDSPLQKLSPAGFVALAVFLGFIMTFGFLNNFLVLLLFCKFKKLRTPVNMLLLNISVSDMLVCVCGTTLSFASSVRGRWLLGRSGCMWYGFINSCFGIVSLITLVILSYERYSTMTVHNNRRQSYLKHLLAVGGSWLYSLIWTIPPLLGWSSYGLEGAGTSCSVSWTDHSPKSHSYIICLFVFCLGLPVLVMVYSYGRLLYAVKKLGKIHKTARRRDYHLLIVIITTVVCYLLCWTPYSVVAIMATFGRPGIITPVASIVPSLLAKSSTVINPIIYIFMNKQFYRCFLMLLGYKERSALTEGHSLMATNETRIQLKSIMLTNPASCRARASPLLQEECRCSEVALEQSGTT; the protein is encoded by the exons ATGAATGCAACG GAAAGCCGTTCTCTCGAATGGACTGAGTTGAGCTTCAGGATGAGCGATAAGGACCTGCTCGGTGTTCTGGATGGCGGCTCGAGCGACTCTCCTCTGCAGAAGCTCTCCCCGGCAGGTTTCGTTGCGCTCGCCGTCTTCTTGGGCTTTATTATGACGTTTGGCTTTTTGAACAACTTTCTCGTATTGCTGCTTTTCTGTAAGTTTAAAAAGCTCAGGACGCCGGTGAACATGCTCCTGCTGAACATTAGTGTAAGTGATATgctggtgtgcgtgtgtggtacGACCCTGAGCTTCGCCTCCAGTGTGCGCGGGCGCTGGCTGCTGGGGAGAAGCGGCTGCATGTGGTACGGCTTCATCAACTCCTGCTTCG GTATTGTCTCTCTAATAACTTTGGTGATTTTATCTTATGAGCGATACAGCACAATGACCGTGCATAACAACCGAAGACAAAGCTACCTCAAACACTTACTGGCAGTCGGTGGCTCATGGCTGTACTCTTTGATTTGGACCATACCACCCTTGTTGGGCTGGAGTAGTTACGGCTTAGAGGGAGCGGGCACCAGCTGTTCCGTTTCATGGACCGATCATTCTCCCAAATCTCATTCCTACATCATCTGCCTGTTCGTCTTCTGCTTGGGTCTGCCAGTGCTGGTGATGGTGTACAGCTATGGCAGGCTGCTATACGCGGTCAAAAAG TTAGGGAAGATTCATAAGACAGCTCGAAGGAGAGATTACCACCTGTTGATTGTGATCATCACCACTGTGGTGTGTTATCTGCTGTGCTGGACACCATACAGTGTGGTGGCCATAATGGCTACGTTTGGCCGACCGGGAATCATTACACCAGTAGCAAGCATAGTCCCCTCTCTACTTGCAAAGAGCAGCACAGTCATCAACCCAATTATATACatcttcatgaacaaacag TTCTACAGATGTTTCCTGATGCTGTTAGGCTATAAGGAAAGGTCAGCACTGACAGAAGGCCACTCTTTAATGGCCACCAACGAAACTCGGATCCAGCTCAAAAGCATCATGCTTACCAACCCAGCGTCCTGTAGAGCACGTGCATCCCCCCTCCTGCAGGAGGAATGCCGGTGTAGCGAGGTCGCATTGGAACAAAGCGGCACAACCTAA